A genomic window from Streptomyces sp. WMMC940 includes:
- a CDS encoding GNAT family N-acetyltransferase produces MDHIIRAVRVGEWEKAREIRLAALQDPAAPIAFLETYEHAVGRPSEYWQDRTDTAASGVGFRQFIAEDSEGRWVGTVTVMVESPADEVRFGEAAEVDQTHLVGVFVRPEARGTGVTELLFRAAVEWSWALTEPSVQRVRLYVHERNGRAAAFYRRFGFVPSGDSVPVPSDPSAREFEYELRRT; encoded by the coding sequence ATGGACCACATCATTCGCGCCGTACGAGTCGGCGAGTGGGAGAAGGCCCGGGAGATCCGGCTGGCCGCCCTCCAGGACCCCGCGGCACCGATCGCCTTCCTGGAAACCTACGAGCACGCCGTGGGCAGGCCCTCGGAGTACTGGCAGGACCGCACCGACACCGCCGCGTCAGGGGTGGGCTTCCGCCAGTTCATCGCGGAGGACTCCGAGGGGCGCTGGGTCGGCACGGTGACCGTGATGGTCGAAAGCCCTGCGGACGAAGTGCGGTTCGGCGAGGCGGCCGAGGTCGACCAGACGCATCTCGTCGGGGTGTTCGTACGGCCGGAGGCTCGGGGAACCGGTGTCACGGAACTGCTGTTCCGGGCTGCAGTCGAGTGGTCGTGGGCGCTGACCGAGCCGTCGGTCCAGCGGGTCCGATTGTATGTGCACGAGAGGAACGGCCGGGCGGCGGCCTTCTACCGGCGGTTCGGGTTCGTGCCGAGCGGCGACTCCGTTCCGGTGCCTTCCGACCCCTCGGCCAGGGAGTTCGAGTACGAACTGCGCCGAACCTGA
- a CDS encoding type VI secretion protein → MARDPRHGAGRLQPHEERGIPDGLLVGVLGFLIGLTLLVWTATGLAGLFAHGSWPDGVTFTNTPLAIRGLVSEPHDLAAAWPATPPAQLSGYGLFWGLLIGQLMTLVVLTVFVLGTLARWRAVRSRGQAVGETDRAGPAGAVPATVADRPGSRPTTAVPEDTPAAAGTVAGAGTTPTTLRGEGAPSAQAAHASVPVEHGAATAPPEPSVPAVLPPPEPAGVPDPRRPYVLYGGPSVRRPSAVQAIRDAAGPALVVTSDPTVWSETKDARAKLGPALVYDPGHLCDTPARLHWSPTTGCEDPATAASRAAALFAPVRPRSRLDEAVADTAETLLRCWLHAAAVDGRPFKQVHRWAQGSGAHEPVRILRTHQKAASGLAGLLESALTSHRERREIAQELTARTLSALSSVHIREACTPNRTDSLTLESFVVEGGTLYVVGESIEDPRTRPGAMPLLTALASSVVEHGRRMAARSSDGRLDPPLALVLDDVAAVAPLPLLPELLATGPVLGMPTLALLRSREQGRARWPQPLTAPDAGHSPNAHQRG, encoded by the coding sequence ATGGCGCGGGACCCGCGACACGGCGCAGGGCGCCTGCAGCCGCACGAGGAACGGGGCATCCCCGACGGCCTGCTCGTGGGCGTCCTGGGCTTCCTCATCGGGCTGACCCTGCTGGTCTGGACGGCGACGGGCCTCGCGGGCCTGTTCGCACACGGCTCCTGGCCGGACGGCGTGACGTTCACGAACACCCCGCTCGCCATACGCGGCCTGGTGTCCGAACCCCATGACCTGGCCGCGGCCTGGCCCGCCACGCCGCCCGCCCAGCTTTCCGGCTACGGGCTGTTCTGGGGGCTGCTCATCGGTCAGTTGATGACGCTCGTCGTGCTGACGGTCTTCGTCCTCGGCACGCTGGCCCGATGGCGCGCGGTCCGCTCGCGCGGCCAGGCGGTCGGCGAGACGGACAGGGCCGGCCCGGCCGGGGCGGTACCGGCGACGGTCGCGGACCGGCCGGGTTCCCGTCCCACCACGGCCGTCCCCGAGGACACCCCCGCAGCCGCAGGGACGGTGGCCGGGGCCGGTACGACCCCTACGACCCTCCGGGGCGAAGGGGCGCCCTCCGCCCAAGCCGCGCACGCCTCGGTGCCGGTCGAGCACGGCGCGGCCACGGCACCTCCCGAGCCCTCCGTGCCCGCCGTCCTGCCCCCACCGGAACCAGCGGGTGTCCCGGATCCCCGGCGCCCGTACGTCCTCTACGGAGGCCCCTCCGTCCGGCGCCCCTCCGCCGTCCAGGCGATCCGCGACGCCGCCGGCCCCGCGCTCGTCGTCACGTCCGACCCGACCGTCTGGTCGGAGACCAAGGACGCCAGGGCCAAACTCGGCCCTGCCCTCGTCTACGATCCGGGCCATCTCTGCGACACGCCCGCCCGGCTGCACTGGTCCCCGACGACCGGCTGTGAGGACCCGGCAACGGCGGCCAGCCGGGCGGCGGCCCTCTTCGCTCCCGTAAGACCCCGCTCCCGTCTGGACGAGGCCGTCGCGGACACCGCCGAAACGCTCCTGCGCTGCTGGCTGCACGCCGCCGCCGTGGACGGGCGCCCGTTCAAGCAGGTTCACCGCTGGGCCCAGGGCAGTGGCGCCCACGAGCCGGTACGCATCCTCCGCACGCACCAGAAGGCCGCCTCCGGCCTCGCCGGCCTGCTGGAGTCGGCCCTCACATCGCACCGTGAACGCCGGGAGATCGCCCAGGAACTGACGGCCCGTACGTTGTCCGCCCTCTCCTCCGTCCACATCCGCGAAGCCTGCACCCCGAACCGAACAGATTCGCTCACCTTGGAATCATTCGTGGTCGAGGGGGGCACGCTCTATGTGGTGGGTGAATCAATCGAGGACCCACGCACCCGCCCGGGGGCCATGCCGCTCCTCACCGCACTCGCCTCAAGCGTGGTCGAGCACGGCCGCCGCATGGCCGCACGGTCATCCGACGGTCGGCTCGACCCACCACTCGCTCTCGTCCTGGACGACGTCGCCGCCGTCGCCCCGCTACCGCTCCTGCCGGAGCTGCTGGCCACGGGCCCGGTGCTGGGCATGCCGACCCTCGCACTGCTGCGTTCCCGCGAACAGGGCCGTGCCCGCTGGCCGCAGCCACTGACGGCACCCGACGCGGGGCACAGCCCGAACGCTCACCAGCGCGGGTAG
- a CDS encoding ATP-binding protein, with amino-acid sequence MRDPLSVLTESFTSFLFGKVETTRSPVRTSTGQAQAVYLPTAAPGLGDSGVIIGREVYSGKGYVYDPFQLYGQQLPAPHWLVLGESGNGKSALEKTYVLRQLRFRDRQVVVLDAQGEDGVGEWNLIAQELGITPIRLDPMAALDDGIRLNPLDPSITTTGQLALLRTIIEVAMGHGLDERAGFALKVAHAYVNETITDRQPVLTDIVEQLRHPEPESAAAMNVDIDDVRAWGLDVALVLDRLVDGDLRGMFDGPTTVGIDLDAPLIVFDLSHIDRNSIAMPILMAIVGVWLEHTWIRPDRKKRIFLVEEAWHIINSPFVAQLFQRLLKFGRRLGLSFVAVVHHLSDVVDGAAAREAAAILKMASTRTIYAQKADEARATGRVLGLPRWAVEIIPTLTPGIAVWDVNGNVQVVKHLVTEAERPLVYTDRAMTESSLPEDVRAAEQEAEQRAAFIERQQRRLDSSESTVA; translated from the coding sequence ATGCGAGACCCGCTGTCCGTCCTCACCGAGTCCTTCACGTCCTTCCTCTTCGGGAAGGTCGAGACGACCCGCTCGCCCGTACGCACCTCCACGGGCCAGGCACAGGCCGTCTATCTGCCGACCGCCGCGCCCGGCCTCGGGGACTCGGGCGTGATCATCGGCCGCGAGGTGTACAGCGGCAAGGGCTACGTCTACGACCCGTTCCAGCTGTACGGACAGCAGCTCCCCGCCCCCCACTGGCTGGTCCTCGGCGAGTCCGGAAACGGCAAGTCTGCGCTGGAGAAGACGTACGTCCTGCGCCAGCTCCGCTTCCGCGACCGCCAGGTCGTCGTCCTCGACGCCCAGGGCGAGGACGGCGTCGGCGAATGGAACCTCATCGCCCAGGAGCTGGGAATAACTCCCATCCGGCTCGACCCGATGGCCGCCCTGGACGACGGTATCCGCCTCAACCCCCTCGACCCGTCGATCACCACCACCGGACAGCTCGCGCTGCTGCGCACCATCATCGAGGTCGCCATGGGTCACGGCCTCGACGAACGCGCGGGCTTCGCGCTCAAGGTGGCGCACGCGTACGTCAACGAGACCATCACCGACCGGCAACCGGTGCTCACCGACATCGTCGAGCAACTCCGCCACCCGGAGCCCGAGTCCGCAGCGGCGATGAACGTCGACATCGACGACGTACGGGCCTGGGGCCTCGACGTGGCCCTGGTCCTCGACCGGCTCGTCGACGGTGACCTGCGCGGCATGTTCGACGGCCCGACGACCGTCGGCATCGATCTGGACGCCCCGCTCATCGTCTTCGACCTGTCGCACATCGACCGCAACTCCATCGCCATGCCGATCCTCATGGCGATCGTCGGCGTATGGCTGGAGCACACCTGGATCCGCCCCGACCGGAAGAAGCGCATCTTCCTCGTCGAGGAGGCCTGGCACATCATCAACAGCCCCTTCGTCGCCCAGCTCTTCCAGCGGCTGCTGAAGTTCGGCCGGCGCCTCGGCCTGTCCTTCGTGGCGGTCGTCCACCACCTCAGCGACGTGGTCGACGGCGCCGCGGCCCGGGAGGCCGCCGCCATCCTCAAGATGGCGTCGACCCGCACGATCTACGCCCAGAAGGCGGACGAGGCCCGGGCCACGGGCAGGGTACTCGGACTGCCCCGGTGGGCGGTGGAGATCATCCCCACCCTCACCCCCGGTATCGCGGTCTGGGACGTCAACGGCAACGTGCAGGTCGTCAAACACCTGGTGACGGAAGCCGAACGCCCCCTGGTCTACACGGACCGGGCGATGACGGAGTCCTCCCTCCCCGAGGACGTCCGCGCCGCGGAACAGGAGGCGGAGCAGCGCGCGGCCTTCATCGAACGGCAGCAGCGGCGGCTGGACTCCTCCGAGTCCACGGTGGCCTGA
- a CDS encoding SCO6880 family protein produces the protein MTTQSPAIAPRRTYLIGRARPNAIIGKNRETGEIVLIIAGAFLGMMSGLLVPVLSLRIVLLTGFPLLALAAVYMPYKQRTFYRWYEINRSYKRTLRQGTVYRSGAMEAGTRVDGREVEIGPPPGIGRINWLAAPFGPDEIAVLLHADRRTVTAAIEIEGPGVGLRDSEDQEALVDRFGTLLKHVANGDGFVTRLQMLARTLPADPDAHAKDVAQRGEAGSPVWLQQSYDQLQSMVSTSSEQHRAYLVACMHYSRELAAEAHTMARAARQATGAGRLDKDAGLAVVMARELTDICARLAEADIRVRQPLGQARLASLVHSMYDPDHPIDHIQAMTKRNAWPAELDAVEPTYLQAKTRESATRAPWCHATAWVKEWPMTPVGVNFLAPLLVHTPDVIRTVAVCMDLEPTEVAIERMLTEKTNDEAEASRAAKMNRTVDPRDIAAHGRLDQRGEDLASGAAGVNLVGYITVSSRTPEALARDKRTIRASAGKSYLKLEWCDREHHRAFVNTLPFATGIRR, from the coding sequence TTGACGACGCAGTCCCCGGCCATCGCGCCCCGCCGCACGTATCTCATCGGCCGGGCCCGGCCGAACGCGATCATCGGCAAGAACCGCGAGACGGGCGAGATCGTCCTGATCATCGCCGGCGCGTTCCTCGGCATGATGAGCGGACTGCTGGTGCCCGTCCTGTCCCTGCGCATCGTGCTGCTCACGGGCTTCCCCCTGCTCGCGCTGGCCGCCGTGTACATGCCGTACAAGCAGCGCACCTTCTACCGCTGGTACGAGATCAACCGCAGCTACAAGCGCACACTGCGCCAGGGCACCGTCTACCGCTCCGGCGCCATGGAGGCCGGCACCCGCGTCGACGGCCGCGAGGTGGAGATCGGCCCCCCGCCCGGCATCGGCCGCATCAACTGGCTCGCCGCCCCCTTCGGCCCCGACGAGATCGCCGTACTGCTCCACGCCGACCGGCGCACCGTCACCGCAGCCATCGAGATCGAGGGCCCCGGTGTCGGACTGCGCGACAGCGAGGACCAGGAAGCCCTGGTGGACCGTTTCGGCACGCTGCTGAAGCACGTCGCCAACGGCGACGGTTTCGTGACGCGGCTTCAAATGCTCGCCCGCACCCTGCCCGCCGACCCCGACGCCCACGCCAAAGACGTCGCCCAGCGCGGCGAGGCGGGCTCCCCCGTCTGGCTCCAGCAGTCCTACGACCAGCTCCAGTCGATGGTCTCCACCTCCAGCGAGCAGCACCGCGCCTACCTGGTCGCCTGTATGCACTACAGCCGCGAGCTGGCCGCCGAGGCCCACACCATGGCCCGCGCCGCCCGCCAGGCCACCGGCGCCGGCCGCCTCGACAAGGACGCCGGCCTCGCCGTCGTCATGGCGCGCGAACTGACCGACATCTGCGCCCGCCTCGCCGAGGCCGACATCCGCGTCCGCCAGCCGCTCGGCCAGGCCCGGCTCGCCTCCCTCGTGCACTCCATGTACGACCCGGACCACCCCATCGACCACATCCAGGCCATGACCAAGCGCAACGCCTGGCCCGCCGAACTCGACGCGGTGGAACCCACCTACCTCCAGGCCAAGACCCGCGAGTCCGCCACCCGTGCCCCCTGGTGCCACGCCACGGCCTGGGTGAAGGAGTGGCCGATGACCCCCGTCGGCGTCAACTTCCTCGCCCCGCTGCTCGTCCACACCCCGGACGTGATCCGCACCGTGGCCGTCTGCATGGACCTCGAACCCACGGAGGTCGCCATCGAGCGCATGCTCACCGAGAAGACCAACGACGAGGCCGAGGCCAGTCGCGCCGCGAAGATGAACCGCACCGTCGACCCCCGCGACATCGCCGCACACGGCCGACTCGACCAGCGGGGTGAAGATCTCGCCAGCGGCGCGGCAGGCGTCAACCTCGTCGGGTACATCACTGTGTCGTCGCGTACGCCCGAGGCCCTGGCCAGGGACAAGCGCACGATCAGGGCCTCGGCGGGCAAGTCGTACCTGAAGCTGGAGTGGTGCGACCGCGAGCACCACCGGGCCTTTGTGAACACGCTGCCGTTCGCCACCGGCATCCGCCGATAG
- a CDS encoding thioesterase family protein — MGEHQAFYERISEHRFAPTEHTRGPWEAGSQHAGPPAALLGRAMEERPGARTDMRLARMTYEIVRPVPIRPLEVTTTVLRAGRGVELVEAALAPEDGAPVMFARGLRVRTLAEPGPAVAEGPQMPSPGETAETPFFAVPWDVGYHTSMETRFTEGTFREQGPGTCWMRMRMPLVAGEEIRPLDRVLVAADSGNGISNVLDFERHVFVNADLTVHLHRHPAGEWVCVEARTSVDPAGIGLADARLHDEKGPIGRSAQSLFVAPR; from the coding sequence ATGGGGGAACACCAGGCGTTCTACGAGCGGATCTCCGAGCACCGCTTCGCACCGACCGAGCACACCCGCGGCCCCTGGGAGGCCGGATCGCAGCACGCCGGCCCGCCGGCCGCGCTGCTCGGCCGCGCCATGGAGGAGCGGCCGGGCGCACGCACCGACATGCGGCTCGCGCGCATGACGTACGAGATCGTCCGCCCCGTGCCGATCCGGCCGCTGGAGGTCACCACGACCGTCCTGCGGGCCGGGCGCGGCGTGGAGCTCGTCGAGGCGGCGCTGGCGCCCGAGGACGGGGCGCCGGTGATGTTCGCCCGCGGCCTGCGCGTCCGCACGCTCGCCGAGCCGGGACCGGCGGTCGCCGAGGGACCGCAGATGCCGTCGCCCGGGGAGACCGCCGAGACGCCCTTCTTCGCCGTGCCGTGGGACGTCGGCTACCACACGTCCATGGAGACCCGGTTCACCGAGGGGACCTTCCGGGAACAGGGCCCCGGAACCTGCTGGATGCGGATGAGGATGCCGCTCGTCGCGGGCGAGGAGATCCGCCCCCTGGACCGCGTCCTGGTCGCCGCCGACTCCGGCAACGGCATCAGCAACGTCCTCGACTTCGAGCGCCATGTCTTCGTCAACGCCGATCTGACGGTCCATCTGCACCGGCACCCGGCCGGCGAATGGGTCTGCGTCGAGGCCCGCACGAGCGTCGACCCGGCCGGCATCGGCCTGGCGGACGCCCGGCTGCACGACGAGAAGGGCCCGATCGGCCGCAGCGCCCAGAGCCTCTTCGTCGCCCCTCGCTGA
- a CDS encoding C40 family peptidase yields the protein MRKAWLVAGGAVGLCLSFLALLVVGTFSAAAGLGGGAKGAVALAKGAVPALYQPLVQKWGNLCPAINPALLAAQLYQESGWNPRARSHAAAQGIAQFIPGTWAAHGVDGDGDGDRDVWDPADAIPSAASYDCKLAGYVKKAPGDPTDNMLAAYNAGAYAVIKYGGVPPYKETRNYVKVIRTLEKSFARPVGRVEPSRQAAGAIHFAQQKLGTKYLWGGNGTPEQGGRFDCSGLTQAAYRTVGIELPRVANDQYNAGPHPSRGELLPGDLVFFSDDLTNSRAIRHVGLYVGGGYMINAPYTGAVIRFDRIDTPDYFGATRVTKDGAEALPTPPRPAV from the coding sequence GTGCGTAAGGCGTGGCTCGTCGCGGGCGGGGCCGTCGGGCTCTGTCTGAGCTTCCTCGCCCTGCTCGTCGTCGGGACCTTCTCCGCTGCCGCCGGGCTCGGGGGCGGCGCGAAGGGGGCCGTGGCGCTGGCCAAGGGAGCCGTGCCGGCCCTGTACCAGCCGCTGGTGCAGAAATGGGGCAATCTCTGCCCGGCCATCAACCCGGCGCTGCTCGCCGCGCAGCTGTACCAGGAGTCCGGCTGGAACCCGCGGGCGCGGAGCCATGCCGCCGCACAGGGCATCGCCCAGTTCATCCCCGGCACCTGGGCGGCGCACGGCGTCGACGGTGACGGTGACGGCGACCGCGACGTATGGGACCCGGCGGACGCCATCCCTTCGGCCGCGTCGTACGACTGCAAGCTCGCGGGGTACGTGAAGAAGGCGCCCGGCGACCCGACGGACAACATGCTCGCCGCGTACAACGCGGGTGCGTACGCCGTGATCAAGTACGGCGGAGTGCCGCCGTACAAGGAGACGCGGAACTACGTGAAGGTCATCCGGACGCTGGAGAAGAGCTTCGCCAGGCCGGTGGGGCGGGTGGAGCCGTCGCGGCAGGCGGCCGGGGCCATCCACTTCGCGCAGCAGAAGCTCGGCACGAAGTACCTCTGGGGCGGGAACGGGACACCGGAGCAGGGCGGCCGGTTCGACTGCTCCGGCCTGACGCAGGCCGCGTACCGCACCGTCGGGATCGAGCTGCCGCGCGTGGCCAACGACCAGTACAACGCGGGGCCGCATCCGTCGAGGGGCGAACTGCTCCCCGGGGACCTGGTGTTCTTCTCCGACGACCTGACCAACTCACGGGCGATCAGGCACGTCGGGCTGTACGTCGGCGGGGGCTATATGATCAATGCTCCGTACACCGGGGCGGTGATCCGGTTCGACAGGATCGACACCCCGGACTACTTCGGTGCGACGCGGGTGACCAAGGACGGTGCCGAGGCGCTGCCGACTCCGCCACGGCCCGCCGTCTGA